CATCGCGATGTCCGCGTGGCGAAGCAGGGTGTCCACATCCGCGCCGTCGTTGCCGGCGAAGCTGATGCCTATGCTGGCCGACAGGTAGAGATCGTTGCCGTTGATGCAGAACGGCTGCCGGAACAGCGCCAGCAGCTTGCCGGCCACATCGGCGGCCATGTCCCGGTTTTCGATGCTTTCCAGCACGCAGATGAATTCGTCCCCGCCCAGCCGGGCCAGCATGTCCTCGGCGCGGATGCTGTCCGCCAGCCGGGCTGCCACCGCGTTCAGCAACTGGTCGCCGATGTAGTGTCCCAGCGTGTCGTTCACATCCTTGAATCGGTCCAGGTCGATGAACAGCATGGCCAGCTTGTACGGAGGCAGGTCGGGAACGCTCAGCGCGCGGCTCAGCCGTTTCTGGAACAGCAGCCGGTTGGGCAGGCCGGTCAAGGGATCGTGGTGTGCCAGGTGGTCCAGCCTTTCCTCTGCGCGGCGGCGTTCCTGGATTTCGTCTTCCAGCCGAGCGTTGGCGTTGGCCAGTTCCCAGGTGCGGGCCGCCACCCGGCTGTCCAGTTCGCGGTTGGTCTCGGACAAGGCCGCCGCCTGGCGGTCTATGATGCGGCCGGCCAGCCGCACCACCAGCATCTGGGCGACGAACAGCACCGCCATCAGCGCGCAGATGGCCAGGGTCACCCAGCTCAGCTGCTGGTCGCTGTCGGCGACGAAAGGCGTGGCGTCCAGGTAGATTTCCAGCACGCCTTCTATCTTCCCGGCGGGGTCGTGCACCGGCACGTAGGTGGAAATGATGTCGCGGTCGGTCAGCGTGCGCTCGAAGGCGTCGATGCTGTGATTGTGGGCCAGCTCGCTTGCCGGCGTGCCGGCGGCGGCCGACCGGAAGCCGTCGTCGTCGCTTTCGTCTTCTCCGATCTGGCTGGCGTCGGTGGAGAACAGCGTGATGCCATTGAGCGCGTACATCTTGACCCGAATCACGTCGGTGCCGCGCATCAGCCGTATCACCGCCTCGCGCAGCCGGGGCTGGCCGGCCACCTGCTTCAGCTTCGCCGGGTCGCGGGCCAAAGGCAGCAGCGGGCGAAAGTCGGTCCACAGCGAGTTCTCGAAAATCTGCACCAGCGACGCCGCGCGGCTTTTCTCCAGCTTCAGCAGCTGTTCGCCGGAGTAGTGCCGCAAGTTGCCAGCCATCAGCGCGGTGGCGCCCGCCATCAACAGCAGCGACAGCAGGAAAAAATAGGGCACCAGCCGGAATGGCCGACCGGATGAAAACAGGCTGCGCATGGCGCGGTTCTCTTGGGGCGGTGGGATTGATTCAGTTTAGAACCCATCGGCCCGATTCCGAGGCCGGTTTGCCGACGCATGAAAGGAATTTTCGGGAGCG
This genomic window from Chromobacterium violaceum ATCC 12472 contains:
- a CDS encoding putative bifunctional diguanylate cyclase/phosphodiesterase; amino-acid sequence: MRSLFSSGRPFRLVPYFFLLSLLLMAGATALMAGNLRHYSGEQLLKLEKSRAASLVQIFENSLWTDFRPLLPLARDPAKLKQVAGQPRLREAVIRLMRGTDVIRVKMYALNGITLFSTDASQIGEDESDDDGFRSAAAGTPASELAHNHSIDAFERTLTDRDIISTYVPVHDPAGKIEGVLEIYLDATPFVADSDQQLSWVTLAICALMAVLFVAQMLVVRLAGRIIDRQAAALSETNRELDSRVAARTWELANANARLEDEIQERRRAEERLDHLAHHDPLTGLPNRLLFQKRLSRALSVPDLPPYKLAMLFIDLDRFKDVNDTLGHYIGDQLLNAVAARLADSIRAEDMLARLGGDEFICVLESIENRDMAADVAGKLLALFRQPFCINGNDLYLSASIGISFAGNDGADVDTLLRHADIAMYSAKNAGRNRCQHYSPQMSEDAEQRVVLERQLRQALDNDEITVHYQPQVDAVTGKLVGAEALARWRHPILGMVPPARFIPVAEECGLIVALGEQILEKSLRQLASWHEAGFPLPSVSVNLSARQLERQDFPQHVARLLKRYRLEPRHLELEITESVIMATEDAVNILAELRAQGIRLSIDDFGTGYSSLSYLRQLPVQVLKVDRSFILGIGKGGEAIVHAIMALSSSLGLETVAEGVEEASQLEFLRSAGCHIIQGFLYAAPLPAESFADGWRDRLHAPSSPLQEG